The following proteins are encoded in a genomic region of Rissa tridactyla isolate bRisTri1 chromosome 5, bRisTri1.patW.cur.20221130, whole genome shotgun sequence:
- the LOC128909939 gene encoding claudin-22-like produces MNLVHRHRLQLVGFLLSLLGWVLTGTCNYLPDWKNLNLDLNVLELWTMGLWQTCIVQDVGGSQCKDFDSFLDLPLEFRISRILVSTSNGLGLLSLVISSLGLDCLKVEEPEQKLKKRLLLLGVILLWMSAVLALVPVSWVAHTIIQEFWDEDIPEIVPRWEIGDALYSGWFGGFFIILGGSLLLSTICSSSDQQLPEHYAMADVHDTHRQLETGSRRL; encoded by the coding sequence ATGAACTTGGTGCACCGCCACAGGCTACAGCTTGTTGGATTTCTGTTGTCTCTACTGGGATGGGTTTTAACCGGCACCTGTAACTATTTACCAGACTGGAAAAATCTCAACTTAGACTTAAATGTACTGGAGCTTTGGACCATGGGACTCTGGCAAACCTGTATAGTCCAAGACGTAGGAGGATCACAGTGTAAAGATTTTGATTCTTTCCTAGATTTGCCTCTAGAATTCAGGATTTCCAGGATTTTAGTATCTACATCAAATGGACTAGGACTGCTGAGCCTTGTGATCTCTAGTCTTGGTTTGGATTGCCTAAAGGTGGAGGAACCAGAGCAGAAGCTAAAGAAACGGCTCTTACTGCTTGGAGTTATACTCCTGTGGATGTCTGCAGTCCTGGCCTTAGTCCCCGTGTCCTGGGTTGCCCACACGATAATCCAGGAATTTTGGGATGAAGACATCCCAGAGATTGTGCCCAGATGGGAAATAGGGGATGCGCTGTACAGTGGCtggtttggtggcttttttaTAATTCTCGGAggctctctgctcctctccacaaTCTGCTCCTCATCTGACCAGCAGTTACCGGAGCACTATGCCATGGCAGATGTGCACGACACCCATCGACAGCTGGAAACTGGAAGTAGAAGACTTTGA
- the CLDN24 gene encoding putative claudin-24 gives MALVYRPTMQLSGLLFSLLGWVLSCLTTYLPQWKNLNLELNELEIWTMGLWQACVVQEEGGMQCKDFDSFLALPPELRISRILMVFSNGSGLLGLLLSGFGLDCSKIGERQQEQKKRLLLFGGMLFWISGITAIAPVSWVAHSTVQEFWDENIPDIVPRWDFGEALFVGWFAGFCLILGGSLLNCTICSTEVHPSVGHYAVAEQQDRCQHLETETRP, from the coding sequence ATGGCCTTGGTCTATCGGCCAACGATGCAATTAAGTggcctgctcttctctctcttgGGCTGGGTCCTCTCCTGTCTCACCACCTACCTGCCCCAGTGGAAGAATCTGAACTTGGAACTGAATGAACTGGAGATCTGGACCATGGGACTCTGGCAAGCTTGTGTTGTCCAGGAAGAAGGGGGAATGCAGTGCAAGGACTTCGATTCTTTCCTAGCTTTGCCTCCAGAGCTCAGGATTTCTAGGATTTTGATGGTTTTTTCCAATGGATCGGGGCTTTTGGGCCTCTTGCTCTCGGGGTTTGGGTTGGACTGTTCGAAAATTGGTGAAAGGCAACAGGAACAAAAGAAACGGCTGTTGCTGTTTGGAGGAATGCTCTTCTGGATATCGGGGATTACAGCTATTGCCCCAGTTTCTTGGGTTGCCCATTCCACGGTCCAGGAATTTTGGGATGAGAATATACCAGATATTGTTCCCAGGTGGGATTTTGGGGAAGCGTTATTTGTTGGCTGGTTTGCTGGATTTTGTCTTATATTGGGAGGATCCCTACTTAATTGCACAATCTGTTCCACCGAAGTCCATCCGTCCGTGGGCCATTACGCAGTAGCAGAACAGCAGGATCGGTGTCAACACTTGGAAACTGAAACTAGGCCTTAA